The DNA window TGAATGAATAAACCACCCCAAAATTAGAGCAGCAATTGCTACACAGGAGAAAATCCATCTGTAAAAGGATAAAGGACTATCCAGAATTTCAGGCTCTGGAGATTCCAGGCTTCAATACAACTTCCCTATTGCCTGTATTTTCACTGCGTAAACTTAAAACACTGGACAAATGTTTAGCTGCAATTCAATGTCTTTGTTTGATGGATTTAACAGCTGGCTGTCATTCAGATCACACAGTGGAAAGCTGGTCAGGAACATAAGACAGAAGCTGTCAATTCAACCTATGGATGAGAGGAATCATTAACAAAATGCTACCCAAAAACCTGCCCAGAATCCAAGGGGGAGCAACGGGCAAAATCAGAAGCTGAGCCCTGGTGTCTCAGCCCAGTGCTTGCTCAACCAGAAATGCATGAAGATGAAGGAGACAAAGCCTACAAAGATGGAAGGAGATGGGTCCTAACAAACAAAACCGGCcagtgggaaggaaagcaaaagagctgCATCCTACAGCTAAAGCACAAAAGCTCTCAtgctcccttttccttttccttacaGCAGTCTCCTTTCCAATGAATGGGATGGGATTTGCATCACCTGCATTACATGAGTAACTCATCATACCTGGTAAACGTGCAAGTCAAGAGCTCACTAACATTAACTGCCCATCTGTGCACTGACATTGTTCCTTTTTCCCTGAAGGATTTAAATTATGGGGCCCCACCGATACTTCAATACCTGAGAGCTCTCATCCTGCTGGGCTGCATCTTTACTCTGGCATCCATTCGCTTCCACCTTTGCCTTCCCCTTGATCTCAGTTTCCTCCGTGCTCTTTTTACTGAcagatgcattttgtttcttctttttcttcttcttctgtgcAGCTCCATCTGACGCTGGTTTCTCTATCGCTGTGTTACCTCCAGGGGCACTTTCTGGTTTGGAGATGTTCAATGTATCACGGCTTCCATCCTCTATGGATGCACAACTTGCAGTTTGAGCCGATTCTGGCTTCTCCAAGGCTGGAACCTGCACCACACCGAACTCAGCACGCTCCATGTTGGCTGGAACTAACGGGCCCAAAGGACGGTGTTCTTTAGAGATAGCAAAGGGAATAAGGCCGGGAAGTGGCTGCAGGTGGTGGAAGAGGCCGCGCACCTGGGGCTGGGGCCTGGATCCGCCTCCAGCTGCGGCTCACGGCACCGTCCTGTTGGTGAATGGCCGGGACGAGCCTCACAACGCGAGTGAACGGGAACCGAGCACGTTCCCCCGGCACGACGGTGCGGCCTGCGCCGCTCCCACCGCCTGAGCCCGGGCATCAAACCACGCCGCACCGCTGTCCGCCGCCTAAAGGCGCCCCCGCTCCGCCCTGCGCCTCCGTTCCGCCCTCACGTCGGTTCCGCCCGCACCCTCAGCCCGGTCCCCCCCCGTATCCCGTCCTGCTTTgattcccttttattttttcaaacactttttaTTCACGttgctttttccccccaccaACAGCCCAGAGGCGCAGCGCAGCAGCGCGGCCCCGGGTGCCGCTCCCGCATCGCCCCGTCCACGGGGCTGCAGGTGTGATGTACGACGGCGATCCCAAATGACATCCAGATAACGAAGACAATAACGAGCACAGGAGTAACGAGCCACCAGCAACGGCACTGAAAGGCCGGAACGTGTCTGCAGCTCCCCATGAGCCATAGGGCTCCCCCCAGCCATGAGCTGCCCATCAGAAACAAGTGTCCTCTGCAGCCCAAGGGCTGCACCCACGGCTGGAGGAGGCAGCGGCTGCCCTGAGCCTGCAGAGCCCAGgcaggcagcacccagagccGAGAGGAACATTGATTGCTGGGGGACGATGGCAAATGTCTGCAGACATCACGCACTGTGGGCTCAACACCCGTGCAGAGAAAAAGGCACAAAGGAGCAGCAATGCCTCGTTTCCCTGGGGTTGATCTCTGCCCTGAGGATTCAGCCCACACTGATTCACAGCCCCAAAATGGCACCGAGTCAGTGAGCTGTACCAGCCTCAATCCAGAGAACACAAGAGGGAGAGTCGGTCAGTCAGAACGTGGTCATCAGCTTCCACAACAGAATCTTTGTAATGGGAAGACCTGCCAGCTGAACTGGTGGCTGCTGACGtcctgccagctgcagctgcccaggagcAAGACAGCACGGAGAGGGATGGACATGGCTTGAGTCTGCCTTAGGCACAGGCAGGTCGTGTGCTGCATCACAGTGCAAAGGCTGGGACAGCTTCACACTGCTGTGAGATGGACACGTAAGCACCTCTGTCTGGGGACTCCACACAGGACAGCTGCGCAGTCTTTCAGGTCTCTCCAGAGACTGAAAATCCTTCCTGACACAGATCTGCCTGCTCTCCCCACTCCACCAACTGAGCACCAACAGAGTCATTGCGGGCATGGCTGTAACTGGAAGCAGTAGTTGCGCTGGAAAACACAATTCTTTGGTATGAGGCTCCTTCAGGGGAgttgcaggaaggaaaggaaaacaaaacaagaaaagagaagtggGGTGGTTACCAAAGCTGCTAATCACAGTGCCAGGATGCCGAGGAAGGCACGAGGAGCCCAGTGTCACATGCCTAAGGCTTCCCGTCTCCAGACTTCCTCTCCTGCAATGTACGTGGCTTGTACATGCAGACTATCATCCAGCATCAGGAAATCTGCACCAGAtaggagagaaaaggaacagcCATCAGAGGAACAGAGGAAGAGCAACTGGGGCAGCTAAAGCTGACTCAGAGGAGCTGGGCTCTATGGCTGCCTCCACACAGAGGAGTTTCTCCCCACTCCAGAAACAGGGCAGGACTGCAGTGTAGAACCATCCTTGCTCCGCTCATCTGAGACGTGAGAGCTTCTCCAAAAGGCTCATGAAATACCACCAgcaccacaggaaaaaaaatcaccagagCAAAAAGTCCAAAGCAGATCCTGGGCAGAGCGAGGATCCCCAGAGCTCCCACTGAAGCAGCAGATGCAACCTGCATTTGCAGCAGGCCCTGCTTTGCCCCAGCATGCAGAATCTCTCCCTCCCACCATCCCCATAACAGTACCTGCATCAGAATCATAATTCAGGGTCCCCTTCCTGTCTTCAATCCCCAAGAGCTGGGCAGGatgcagagatgctgcctcCAGTGCAGTCTCTACTGAGCACCCTTagacagaagaggaagaggcGCTAGTGCAGCAAACAGCCccatcagcagagcagccccagtCCCTGGCTAAGGCAATTAGTAGCACTGCAGGGACCTTTTTGACAACCAAACCCATGCCCAGGGCCCCAGTGTCTTTGTCAGCACTGCCTATGTCCTGTCCtggtacagcacagcactaACACAGATCTGACTGCTACTGCCCTGAACACTACaagggcaggaggagctgggagaCCCAGTCACAGCTGGCTGGAGCTTGGGAGGGGAAACATCTCTAAGGGAGACAGTAGGAAAAGGAGAACCTACTTAAGGTATGGGGAGGGGAAAGTCGTTCACCTTTAGGTATgagaaaagagcagaacagtTCAACCCTAATTAGTGCTGCAGGTTAAAATGAAGCATCCCTCCTAAAGGTGTTTGTCTCCAAGGCCAGTATCACTGATGTCAACCCTCCTCCTCATATCGTGGACAAGAGGGGACACCTCTGGCTGGGCAGACACAGCTGGCAAGAACAAGACTTGTTCTCAGGGAGGAACAGCTCATGGGCAATGCTCACCCACCTGTGGCTTCCAGGAAGTGTCGCACACACGTGTCCATGGTTGCCACACTACCGCTCAGGGTCTTTGTGCCTGGGAGAGAACAGGACAGCAGTGAGCAGAACCCCAAAGGGGCAGAAATCCTGGGTCACGGGAGGAGCAAGTTGAAGGGCTCTCAGCCACTGCTGAGAAGTAACAAAGAGGCAGGAGTGTTTGTGCTGGCATTGAAGGGAGACACATTCAGATGCAGCACAAACGCTGCTTCACGCTGACAAGCACTGCAGggtgtgctgagctctgcaggaacaAGCACGAGTGGTAGCACCTTGTCCAGCTCTTTTGCAAGAGGCACTTACCTGCAATGTAGGTGTTCAGCCCATCGATCTCCACCACCTGCTGGCCCAGTGTATGCCGACCCGATGCCAGCCCCATGCCAGCAATAGCATCCGTCACCAGCACCATGCCTGAGGAATGCAAGGgaacaggctgcagcagctttgcaactaaccccactgcagctctgagcactgtgcCATGCCAACCCTCCCTGAGAGGTCCCAAGACATCTCCAGCCACATCCAGCTGAGGTGACAGGCTGTGGAATAGGACTTCTTTCAGACATCAAGATTGCATGCCATGGGAGCCATGGGAGATGAGCATTTGTGATGCTGGTGACACCACGCTGGTGCAGTATGGCTTACCTTTGGGGTGGGCTCGATGGGCGATGCGCAGGGCAGCAGGGTTGGTGTGGATGCCATCTGAGATCATGCCGTAGAAGACCCTCCGCCCAGCAGGAATCTTATCACTTGTCAGAAGCCCCACGATCCCGGGGTCACGATGGTGGAACTACCCAAAGTGGGAGAGGAAAAGATGATGGGTGTCACACCAGGACTTGCAGACTGAGACCCTTCCTGCTGTCATCACTATCAAACAGTGCCTGGCAGCTGGGCACCTCATCCATTATCAATGTAACCAGGCAACCCCTCCAATTTCAAGAGACTGCTACAGCTCTGACTCTAAGTCAGGCAGTACAAACATGAAGACAGAGGTTGTGTGCTGAAATCCCACTGCAAGGCCTGGTACAAAACAAGTTGACGATGCCAATAAGCATTTGTGGGGAGCAagagagaaagcactgaaaggaaTCACTGAAAGGAATGCCTGCACAGGACAAACAGCCTTGGCAACTCACCGGCAACATGGCATTGAAGAGGTGAGTGATGAAGGTAGCACCGTGCTGCACAGCCTCCTCAGCCTGGGAGAGATTAGCCACCGAGTGACCTGGAACAGAGACCACTGCATCATTCTCCTGCCCACCTCCGCATTTATTTTCCCAGAGTCACACAAGTCACAACAGCTGCCCGGTTCCCAGAGGCGTTGGGGAGAGCTGCCTTCTGGCTGGGCTATAAGTCCCAGGACGTGCCTTTCTGCTGCCCTCAGCCATTTCAAGGCTTTATAAGAGAGGTGTCAAAGGAGCAGGGAGACAGCGGGCACGTTTCCAAGACATGCTATGTTGATAAAACACgatccagaaagaaaacattgttttcccTAACAGGGACAGCAGatcttttgcatttctttgatTGCCTTTATGTGACTGTGAGAAAAGAGACCTCTGCTGCACAAATAGCCTGCTGAATTTGGGTTCAGTTTCACCTGAAGAAAGGGCAGAGGTTCAACTGCTCTTGCAGTTGCTCCATTGAATAATGGAGTTATCAAGACTTAACAGCAACCTTTGGAAAACAACATCACCTGTAAGGCCTAAAGCAGCTGAACTTCAGAGTTTGAACCTTTCCCAGCAGTCAGCCTGGAATTACATCCTTATTAAActgaatgtttgaaaaaaacaggaggaaagaaggaaagaaaatgatgacTGCTGgtctttcctgtgttttcccAGCACCAGCGGGAACTACCTTGTGCAAAGCTACAGGAGCCCTTCCACCAACCTGCTGTTTGCAGGCAGGGTGACAGATTCACAGCACCAAGTGAGGCCAGGAAAGTGGTGACTAGAGGAAATCCCACCCAGCCCAACCACAGAGACACCATTAAAGATATCACAGCCCTGAGCCATGCTGCATGTGACACAGACAGACTGAGCTGCCTCCCCAGCCCTTACCGAGTGAGACACAGATGCCTCGCTTGGTGAGTTCCCGGATCACCTCACTGCTCCTCTTGATCTCTGGGGCCAGGGTGACAATCCGGACACAGTCCAGGGACCCATAGGTGGCAACCAAATCCTGGAAGGCATTTTCCTCGAAGGTGCGGATGCAGTGCTCCGGGTGTGCcccctttttctccttgctgatgAATGGCCCTTCCAGGTGAGCCCCTGCTCAAAGGGGAACAGAGtcatctttcttcctctcccaaCCAAGGAACAAGAAACCCGCCATGTCCATCCTGCTCCAGCTACACTCTTGCCATTCTCCCACAGCAAAGAAGAGTTCAGGTAACTCAGAGCTCAGTACAGCAGCACCGgccagccccacagccatcATTCCTTCAAGCCCCATAGGGCTGATGGTAGAGCGCACAGCAAAAGCTGTGGGCAGGTTCAGGGAGACAGCAGGTCTGTGCCCACCAATGTATCCCTGCCACCACGAGAGCTTCAGCTCCCAACCATGCTGCTCCTaaaacagcttcttttccttAAGAAGGAGAAGGATGATCAGGCACCACGCAGAACGGTGGCAAAATCACTTACCCAGGACACCAGCTCCGTGAGCTCCACCATTTCTTACATCGATCTGGGGAAGAATCTATAGAAAGAGGTTTGTCAGACACCTCACATACACAGCACTGCCAAAGCAACTCAAACCTTGGgctcacacagagctgctgcaccacCAGGACAACAAGCCAAGCAGctcacaaaggaaaagcaaactgcaaCCCCACTGTGCAAGGCAGCTACCTGCTGGCCTGGGAAACACTGCTGCCTCAGTGCTCTAAAGCTTAAGGGCAAGAAACATGGGGCTGTTCAGCTCCTTTTGTCCACAACTCATCCGCTATGGGAGATGTCTCATTGTCTGAAGATGAGGCTGCAGAACCAGCCTTGGCCTCTTGTACCAGCATCAGCCTTCAGCTCTTTATCACCCTAAGGATAAGGGGCAGAGAGTCGCTCACCTGGTGGTACACGGATGGAGGGGACGTCACCAGGGTGGGACAGAAGGAGGTCACTCCATGGGAGAGGATCTTCTGACTGACCAGGTCGATCCCTGATCTGAAATCATCTGTAGCCAGGGAGAAATCCACCCCAAAGCCTCCTGTGCCACGGACAAAGCAAAGGTGAAGCTGCAGACTGTGAAACAGCCCCATGTCCAGCCAGGGCTGCACCTGATGATTCCCAACCCCAAAACACTGCACAAGCACTTGGGGTGAGCAGAGCAATCCAACATGGCACAACCTGGAAGCACAAaggctccagcagcacctccagcccGTATCCCCGACGTTCTGTGATTGCAAACCCAACCGACACCATCCATCCCCCCGGCACAGGGGAAGGGGCCGCGGTTTGCAGCTCACTGACCGTTGATCTGCACGTCGATGAATCCCGGGGCGATGATGCAGCCGTGACAGTCCAGCCGCTCGTCGGCGGAGCCCTTCTCGTCGAAGAAGAGTTTCTCGGGGTTGAGGATCGTCCCGTCCCGCACCCACAGATCGTCCCTGCGGGGATCCCACGCTCACACCccgccccccggccccactCGGTCCCATTGGGC is part of the Coturnix japonica isolate 7356 chromosome 14, Coturnix japonica 2.1, whole genome shotgun sequence genome and encodes:
- the AMDHD2 gene encoding N-acetylglucosamine-6-phosphate deacetylase isoform X1; this translates as MPSNKSVSDSPIVQFTNCRILRGRRLQRDDLWVRDGTILNPEKLFFDEKGSADERLDCHGCIIAPGFIDVQINGGFGVDFSLATDDFRSGIDLVSQKILSHGVTSFCPTLVTSPPSVYHQILPQIDVRNGGAHGAGVLGAHLEGPFISKEKKGAHPEHCIRTFEENAFQDLVATYGSLDCVRIVTLAPEIKRSSEVIRELTKRGICVSLGHSVANLSQAEEAVQHGATFITHLFNAMLPFHHRDPGIVGLLTSDKIPAGRRVFYGMISDGIHTNPAALRIAHRAHPKGMVLVTDAIAGMGLASGRHTLGQQVVEIDGLNTYIAGTKTLSGSVATMDTCVRHFLEATGCSVETALEAASLHPAQLLGIEDRKGTLNYDSDAGASYQRIVFSSATTASSYSHARNDSVGAQLVEWGEQADLCQEGFSVSGET
- the AMDHD2 gene encoding N-acetylglucosamine-6-phosphate deacetylase isoform X2; amino-acid sequence: MPSNKSVSDSPIVQFTNCRILRGRRLQRDDLWVRDGTILNPEKLFFDEKGSADERLDCHGCIIAPGFIDVQINGGFGVDFSLATDDFRSGIDLVSQKILSHGVTSFCPTLVTSPPSVYHQILPQIDVRNGGAHGAGVLGAHLEGPFISKEKKGAHPEHCIRTFEENAFQDLVATYGSLDCVRIVTLAPEIKRSSEVIRELTKRGICVSLGHSVANLSQAEEAVQHGATFITHLFNAMLPFHHRDPGIVGLLTSDKIPAGRRVFYGMISDGIHTNPAALRIAHRAHPKGMVLVTDAIAGMGLASGRHTLGQQVVEIDGLNTYIAGTKTLSGSVATMDTCVRHFLEATGCSVETALEAASLHPAQLLGIEDRKGTLNYDSDADFLMLDDSLHVQATYIAGEEVWRREALGM